One region of bacterium genomic DNA includes:
- a CDS encoding prepilin-type N-terminal cleavage/methylation domain-containing protein, protein MERLKRGFTLIELLVVIAIIAILAAILFPVFSRAREQARKTACLSHMKQIGQALMMYLQDWDETYPFVTSCSAPGAGSPNDLPQGQLHPYIKNPQVWNCPSASSAVQAPLVAAWHRPDGAVVPWYPNPPWTFPKDFVGSFVTVAYAEPLMRNALCDWSQKPVRQSEVVTPAETVAFADAATFGSCGGRRVVYANICQAACIPERRLKSNTRHVEGENLVFADGHAKWMNFMSIANNCGKLFDPFRRSDNVTFWSQFGGGPAD, encoded by the coding sequence ATGGAAAGACTTAAAAGAGGTTTTACCTTAATTGAATTGCTGGTGGTCATAGCTATCATTGCCATCCTAGCAGCGATTCTCTTCCCTGTCTTCAGTCGGGCAAGAGAGCAGGCAAGAAAAACCGCCTGCCTTTCTCATATGAAACAAATAGGACAGGCTCTTATGATGTATCTTCAAGATTGGGATGAAACATATCCATTCGTAACCTCTTGTAGCGCTCCAGGAGCAGGTTCTCCAAATGACTTGCCCCAAGGACAACTACATCCCTATATCAAAAATCCTCAAGTATGGAACTGCCCGTCAGCGTCTTCAGCTGTCCAAGCACCTCTCGTGGCGGCGTGGCATCGTCCCGATGGTGCGGTAGTGCCATGGTATCCCAATCCACCTTGGACTTTCCCAAAGGACTTTGTTGGAAGTTTTGTGACCGTCGCCTATGCAGAACCTCTTATGCGGAATGCTCTATGCGACTGGTCCCAAAAACCCGTTCGCCAATCCGAGGTGGTAACCCCTGCCGAAACCGTTGCTTTTGCAGATGCTGCCACATTTGGCTCCTGTGGAGGTAGAAGAGTTGTATATGCCAATATTTGTCAGGCTGCGTGTATACCGGAAAGACGCTTGAAGAGCAATACTCGCCATGTGGAAGGTGAAAACCTCGTGTTTGCCGACGGACACGCCAAGTGGATGAACTTCATGTCTATCGCTAACAATTGTGGAAAGCTCTTCGACCCATTCCGGCGGAGCGACAATGTCACCTTTTGGTCTCAGTTTGGGGGTGGTCCCGCGGATTGA
- a CDS encoding family 20 glycosylhydrolase: MQTWSVLVLLCLFSIAFSANLNIIPQPQYLTTKPFSLTIEKKATIIVGEGCDKNIGEILGEDIKSLDLNVEEISSSFIEKVEKPIIFGIPSLDKNIASFVEKKGIDVPKLPREGYVLEVGENYVAVIGNDRDGVFWGMQTIRQMLRGGKGKIEIPGARIVDYPKLRWRGITDDVSRGPIPTLEYMKNIVRTLSAFKLNMYTPYIELHAFNFKSHPDMSAPGEGLSPEEMKELVAYGRKYHVEVFPSLQSFGHSDKLLRKPQYRHLAEIEESPWSLSPALEETYKLFNDLYNELAEIFPSPFFNINCDETYDLGQGKSKPIADEIGPANLYLRHITRLQEMLKKKGKRVMFWGDIALHYREMIPKLPPDIIVLNWDYGGAPSFEWRLQPFYEAGLEQFVCPGVSCWSRIFPDFENATVNINNFVRDGVKFKASGMLNTTWDDDGENLFGYNWYGIVFGAEAAWCGGNIDRGDFDKRFDNAFFGSTTRIVEAINLLSQTNLFMAPGMSPDAFFWEDPLQSLKRADTIEKAKEIKKRAERALAILQEDGGKVRKNKTAIPYLVFAGNRLLFLADKILGMAEVSSIYESVRENPQEGKEKLDKAKEILQGLIDRLYQLRENYKTLWLSENLPFFLNNNIDKYNRLIQYLESKRETILKAKEAISKGEPIPAL, translated from the coding sequence ATGCAAACTTGGTCTGTTTTAGTCTTGCTTTGTCTTTTCTCTATCGCCTTCTCCGCGAATCTCAACATCATTCCTCAACCTCAATATTTGACCACTAAACCCTTTTCCTTAACTATAGAGAAGAAAGCAACGATAATCGTCGGGGAGGGCTGCGACAAGAATATCGGGGAAATCCTTGGGGAAGATATAAAGAGTCTTGACTTGAATGTTGAGGAGATTTCCTCTTCGTTCATTGAGAAAGTAGAAAAGCCCATCATCTTCGGCATTCCTTCCCTTGATAAGAACATAGCCTCATTTGTGGAAAAGAAAGGAATAGATGTCCCCAAACTTCCTCGCGAGGGCTATGTATTGGAGGTAGGGGAGAACTATGTAGCGGTTATTGGCAACGATAGGGATGGCGTTTTTTGGGGAATGCAAACCATCCGCCAGATGTTGAGAGGCGGGAAGGGGAAGATCGAGATTCCTGGTGCGAGGATTGTTGATTATCCCAAGCTACGCTGGCGAGGAATAACCGATGATGTGAGCAGAGGACCCATACCAACTCTGGAGTATATGAAGAACATTGTGCGAACCTTGAGCGCCTTCAAGCTCAACATGTATACCCCTTACATTGAGCTTCATGCCTTCAATTTCAAATCCCACCCCGATATGTCCGCTCCCGGAGAGGGCTTATCCCCTGAGGAAATGAAGGAGCTCGTCGCTTATGGAAGGAAATATCATGTTGAGGTCTTCCCCTCCCTTCAGTCCTTCGGTCACTCCGACAAACTGCTCCGAAAGCCCCAGTATCGCCATTTGGCAGAGATTGAGGAAAGCCCCTGGAGCCTCTCTCCAGCTTTGGAGGAAACATATAAGCTTTTTAACGACCTTTATAACGAATTGGCGGAGATTTTCCCCTCTCCTTTCTTTAATATAAATTGCGACGAGACCTACGACCTTGGTCAAGGAAAGAGCAAACCTATAGCGGATGAGATAGGTCCAGCAAACCTCTATCTGAGGCATATCACCAGGCTTCAGGAAATGCTCAAGAAAAAAGGGAAGAGGGTCATGTTCTGGGGAGACATTGCCCTCCATTATAGAGAGATGATACCGAAACTCCCTCCCGATATAATCGTCCTCAATTGGGATTATGGCGGTGCTCCCTCGTTTGAGTGGAGATTGCAGCCTTTCTATGAGGCGGGATTGGAGCAATTCGTCTGCCCCGGTGTTTCCTGTTGGTCTCGCATCTTCCCCGATTTTGAGAATGCGACTGTTAATATAAACAATTTCGTGAGGGATGGAGTGAAATTCAAGGCAAGCGGGATGCTCAACACGACCTGGGATGACGATGGAGAGAATCTCTTTGGCTACAACTGGTATGGGATAGTCTTCGGCGCCGAGGCAGCTTGGTGTGGAGGGAACATTGATAGAGGAGATTTTGACAAGAGATTTGATAACGCCTTCTTCGGCTCAACAACACGCATAGTGGAGGCGATAAATCTTCTCAGCCAGACGAATCTATTTATGGCGCCGGGGATGTCTCCCGATGCCTTCTTCTGGGAAGACCCTCTTCAATCCTTGAAGAGAGCGGATACAATTGAAAAGGCAAAGGAGATAAAGAAGAGAGCGGAGAGAGCTTTGGCTATATTGCAGGAGGATGGAGGGAAGGTGAGGAAGAACAAGACAGCGATTCCCTATCTCGTCTTCGCTGGAAACAGGCTTCTATTCCTTGCTGATAAGATATTGGGGATGGCTGAGGTTTCCTCTATCTATGAATCTGTGCGGGAGAACCCTCAAGAAGGAAAAGAAAAGCTGGATAAAGCGAAAGAAATTCTGCAGGGCTTGATAGATAGGCTTTATCAGTTGAGGGAGAACTACAAAACGCTCTGGCTATCCGAGAACCTTCCCTTCTTCCTTAACAACAACATAGATAAATACAATCGTCTCATTCAGTATCTTGAAAGCAAGCGGGAGACGATTTTAAAAGCGAAGGAGGCGATTAGCAAAGGCGAACCAATCCCAGCTTTATAA
- a CDS encoding site-2 protease family protein, with product MADRLFYLIIAAPFFILGIVLHEYAHGWVAWKLGDPTAKYSGRLTLDPRAHFDPLGALMFLMSALMGIGFGWAKPVPVNFYNLRNPRRDTILVSLAGAGANILLAFACLLIHYLFKNSIPFLSDWFAIGFVLNLFLALFNLVPIPPLDGSKVLMAILPPRYAYSYAQLETFGFILLFFFIVSPFFDILVAIFHRLVNFFL from the coding sequence ATGGCTGACAGATTGTTTTACTTAATAATCGCCGCTCCCTTCTTCATTTTGGGGATAGTTCTTCATGAATATGCCCATGGATGGGTTGCTTGGAAGCTCGGCGACCCGACCGCGAAATATTCGGGGAGATTAACTCTTGACCCGAGAGCTCACTTCGATCCTTTGGGCGCATTGATGTTCCTCATGTCGGCGCTTATGGGCATTGGCTTCGGCTGGGCGAAACCCGTTCCCGTTAACTTCTATAATTTGAGAAACCCCCGAAGGGACACGATCCTCGTCTCCTTAGCGGGAGCGGGCGCAAATATCCTCCTCGCCTTCGCTTGCCTTCTCATCCATTATCTGTTCAAGAACTCCATCCCTTTTCTTTCTGATTGGTTCGCAATAGGATTCGTCCTCAATCTTTTCCTCGCTCTCTTCAACCTCGTCCCCATCCCTCCCCTTGATGGCTCAAAGGTTCTAATGGCAATCCTTCCTCCCCGCTACGCCTATTCCTACGCACAGCTTGAGACATTCGGCTTCATCCTTCTATTCTTTTTCATCGTCAGTCCTTTCTTCGATATCCTCGTTGCCATTTTCCATAGGCTCGTTAATTTCTTCCTTTGA
- a CDS encoding CBS domain-containing protein, protein MQLILTHKSPDADALASLLGAYLLFPDSLPIYPEGSPYPPELLSLYADTLPLYSKEEIPWEKVKQAILVDCSSLRRTGNIGEEVRRRNIPLTIIDHHLESRGEINVEKSLLKPYGSATTILVNMMRENSFIPSPWQATLLALGIYTDTGSLTYSSTTENDAQAVAYLISCGANIPYLVPFLHPTLSEEERKLEEELRNNLRVENVKGVRVGIAGAKREEMSFNLAPIATSILEKEDLEAFFLLVEVEGKTYIVGRSKGEVFKVNDVLTKLGGGGHRNAASAVTSMPLEEAIQRLLFLLPKGVRWEIEAGDIMSSPVRVISISSSVREALEVMRCFGFGGLPINERGKIVGVITRKEAERLVKYSMGEQPLSAFHYREPICVHPQTSLSQIIKLMSEQNIGRVLVCSKEKLLGIITRQDVINALYGQRYKELKGERIIEEIPAEIKGLLQRIGELAASQKTRAYLVGGVVRDMILGREVKDLDILVEGRAIEFARKVKEEMGGELTTHQRFGTATLKLPDGLEIDFATARREFYVRAGVLPTVESGSLREDLFRRDFTINALALSLHPREFGYLIDYFGGWDDLQNKRIRVLHSLSFWEDPTRILRAIRLEAKLGFKMDEWTENLARDAIRAQSFAPLSGDRLREELILLLEENPIPCLLRMEEIGLSQAIYPRARLDKQTLKKLEREPLEGLNIEKWLLFLFTLFGHLSEDELRRVAYRLRFTSSQREKLLSIADLDSTLQRLSLPYLKRSEIYEILKDFPLETIILIKVKGDIRVKRRVCLFLEKLRYISLAVNGEELKRLGIPEGRILGKVLRELFNAKLDGKIKTKGEEIEMAQNLLKEIKNG, encoded by the coding sequence ATGCAATTAATTCTCACTCATAAATCGCCCGACGCTGACGCCCTGGCTTCCCTCTTAGGAGCATACCTGCTCTTTCCCGATTCCCTCCCAATTTATCCCGAAGGTTCCCCCTACCCTCCCGAGCTTCTCTCCCTTTACGCTGATACATTGCCCCTATATTCTAAGGAGGAAATCCCCTGGGAAAAAGTTAAGCAAGCCATCCTCGTTGATTGCAGTTCACTTCGCAGGACAGGAAACATCGGAGAAGAGGTAAGGAGAAGAAACATTCCCTTAACCATTATTGACCATCATCTTGAATCCCGAGGGGAAATAAATGTGGAAAAGAGTTTGCTCAAGCCTTACGGCTCAGCAACGACTATCCTTGTGAATATGATGAGGGAAAATAGCTTCATCCCCTCTCCTTGGCAAGCTACTCTCTTGGCGTTGGGAATCTACACCGATACAGGCTCTCTAACTTATTCCTCCACAACAGAAAACGATGCTCAAGCGGTTGCCTATCTCATCTCCTGTGGGGCGAATATCCCTTATCTTGTTCCCTTTCTCCATCCTACTCTCTCGGAGGAAGAGAGGAAACTGGAAGAGGAATTGAGAAATAACCTCAGGGTAGAAAATGTAAAGGGGGTAAGGGTGGGAATAGCGGGAGCGAAAAGAGAGGAGATGTCCTTTAACCTCGCCCCGATCGCCACCTCAATCTTAGAAAAGGAGGATTTAGAAGCCTTTTTCCTTTTAGTGGAGGTTGAGGGAAAAACTTACATAGTGGGGAGAAGCAAGGGAGAGGTATTCAAAGTAAACGATGTGCTTACAAAGTTGGGTGGTGGAGGACATAGAAATGCCGCCTCCGCAGTGACTTCAATGCCTCTTGAAGAAGCTATTCAGAGGCTTCTTTTCCTCCTCCCCAAAGGGGTGAGATGGGAGATTGAGGCAGGGGACATAATGTCCTCCCCAGTTAGGGTTATCTCCATTTCCTCATCTGTTAGGGAAGCTTTGGAGGTTATGCGCTGCTTCGGCTTTGGCGGGCTTCCGATAAACGAGCGTGGAAAAATCGTGGGGGTAATAACGAGGAAGGAAGCGGAAAGGCTGGTGAAGTATAGTATGGGTGAACAGCCCTTATCCGCCTTCCATTACCGAGAGCCGATATGCGTCCATCCTCAAACGAGCCTTTCCCAAATTATCAAGTTGATGAGTGAGCAAAATATAGGGAGGGTATTGGTTTGTTCAAAAGAGAAACTGTTGGGGATAATAACAAGGCAGGATGTGATAAACGCTCTTTATGGTCAGCGATATAAAGAGCTAAAAGGCGAACGCATAATTGAGGAGATACCAGCAGAAATAAAGGGATTGCTTCAGAGAATAGGTGAGTTGGCTGCTTCTCAAAAGACGAGAGCATACCTGGTGGGAGGGGTTGTGAGGGATATGATATTGGGGAGGGAGGTTAAGGACTTGGATATATTGGTAGAGGGGAGGGCGATAGAATTTGCCAGAAAAGTCAAGGAGGAAATGGGAGGAGAACTTACAACCCATCAGCGATTCGGCACCGCTACATTGAAGCTTCCCGATGGTCTGGAGATAGATTTCGCAACCGCAAGAAGGGAATTTTATGTAAGAGCGGGCGTCCTACCCACAGTTGAATCGGGCTCTTTAAGGGAGGATTTGTTCAGAAGGGATTTCACGATAAACGCCCTCGCCCTCTCACTTCATCCGAGGGAGTTCGGTTATCTTATAGATTATTTCGGCGGATGGGATGACTTGCAGAACAAAAGGATTAGGGTCCTGCATAGTTTAAGCTTTTGGGAGGACCCAACGAGGATATTGCGGGCGATAAGATTGGAAGCGAAGCTCGGATTCAAAATGGACGAATGGACGGAGAACCTGGCGAGAGACGCCATCAGGGCTCAATCCTTCGCCCCTCTCTCTGGCGACCGCTTGCGTGAAGAATTGATACTCCTTTTGGAGGAAAACCCAATCCCTTGCCTTCTCAGAATGGAGGAAATAGGCTTATCTCAAGCAATATATCCCAGGGCAAGATTGGATAAACAAACTCTGAAGAAATTGGAGAGGGAACCCCTTGAGGGTTTGAACATAGAAAAGTGGCTTCTCTTTCTTTTCACTTTATTTGGACATCTAAGCGAGGATGAGCTCAGGCGAGTTGCCTATAGGCTGAGATTTACCTCAAGCCAAAGGGAGAAGCTGCTTTCAATCGCAGATTTAGATTCAACTTTGCAAAGATTGTCTCTTCCCTACCTCAAAAGGAGCGAGATTTACGAGATTTTGAAGGATTTTCCTTTGGAAACAATAATCTTGATCAAGGTAAAGGGAGATATAAGGGTTAAGAGAAGGGTATGTCTTTTCTTGGAGAAGCTACGATATATAAGTCTTGCGGTGAACGGGGAGGAATTGAAGAGATTGGGAATCCCGGAGGGGCGAATTTTAGGGAAAGTGTTGAGAGAGCTCTTCAATGCCAAGCTGGACGGGAAGATAAAAACGAAGGGAGAGGAGATAGAGATGGCTCAAAATCTTTTAAAGGAGATAAAAAATGGCTGA